In one Salipiger abyssi genomic region, the following are encoded:
- a CDS encoding F0F1 ATP synthase subunit B, which produces MRKLIVTSALSASLASPALAATGPFFSLRNTDFVVLLGFLLFLAVLVYFKVPGLLGKQLDKRAEGIRDELDEARALREEAQTLLASYERKQQEVSEQAAQIVANAKQEAENAAAQAHEELKASIARRLATAEDQIAAAQASAVKEVRDRAAAVAVAAARDVIAQQTSAADKDRLIDESIADVGAKLH; this is translated from the coding sequence ATGCGCAAGCTGATCGTCACCAGCGCCCTGAGCGCCAGCCTCGCCAGCCCCGCGCTGGCGGCAACGGGCCCGTTCTTCTCGCTGCGCAACACCGATTTCGTGGTGCTGCTCGGCTTCCTGCTCTTCCTTGCGGTGCTCGTCTACTTCAAGGTGCCGGGCCTGCTGGGCAAGCAGCTCGACAAGCGCGCCGAGGGCATCCGCGACGAGCTCGACGAGGCCCGTGCGCTGCGCGAAGAGGCCCAGACGCTGCTCGCCTCCTACGAGCGCAAGCAGCAGGAGGTCTCTGAGCAGGCGGCGCAGATCGTTGCGAACGCCAAGCAGGAGGCGGAGAACGCCGCCGCGCAGGCGCATGAGGAGCTCAAGGCCTCCATCGCCCGCCGGCTCGCCACTGCCGAGGACCAGATCGCCGCGGCGCAGGCCTCTGCCGTGAAAGAGGTGCGCGACCGTGCCGCCGCCGTGGCCGTGGCCGCCGCGCGCGACGTGATCGCGCAGCAGACCAGCGCCGCCGACAAGGATCGCCTGATCGACGAGTCGATCGCGGACGTGGGTGCAAAGCTGCACTGA
- a CDS encoding F0F1 ATP synthase subunit C, with protein sequence MEGQLAHIGAGLAGLGTGLAALGVGNVAANFLSGALRNPSAAASQTATLFIGIAFAEALGIFSFLVALLLMFAV encoded by the coding sequence ATGGAAGGTCAACTCGCACATATCGGCGCAGGTCTCGCAGGTCTCGGCACGGGTCTCGCCGCTCTCGGTGTGGGCAACGTCGCCGCCAACTTCCTGTCGGGCGCTCTGCGCAACCCGTCGGCTGCCGCGTCGCAAACCGCGACCCTCTTCATCGGCATCGCATTTGCCGAAGCTCTGGGCATCTTCTCCTTCCTCGTTGCTCTGCTGCTGATGTTCGCCGTCTGA
- a CDS encoding TsoY family (seleno)protein, whose translation MTQTHARPADTYTPTYFLASLGAGGTAVSFFMYLFFWVPHPGQPVPVFEDIAAAWANSVLPQQIAIVVAMLGIAGFAFLNIKSLIWNLRAFAAFRKTGAWEEMRQSNSESSVLAMPLALAMSVNVAFVLGMVFVPGLWTVVEYLFPMAMVAFALIGVLAFRQLGGFLGRVLSKGGIFDVTAHNSFAQLLPAFAISMVAVGFAAPAAMSTNPVTVGTALVLSTFLGVTAILYTVLAAATALNSMLHYGTAREAGPTLLIIVPIVTVLGIMFMRQDHGMHATFGVASDPAEMMIFLARLLSVQVVFLLLGLTVLRAQGYFRDFVLGPKISAGSYALVCPAVALSVMLQFFINKGLVAAGLMDKFGLSYWLLTGVALAAQAVAIWLVLRLNRQHFARPQKLAVPAE comes from the coding sequence ATGACCCAGACGCACGCCCGTCCCGCGGATACCTATACGCCGACCTATTTCCTCGCCTCGCTGGGCGCGGGCGGCACGGCGGTATCCTTCTTCATGTATCTCTTCTTCTGGGTGCCGCATCCCGGCCAGCCCGTCCCGGTCTTCGAGGATATCGCGGCGGCCTGGGCAAACAGCGTGTTGCCGCAGCAGATCGCCATCGTGGTGGCGATGCTGGGGATCGCTGGGTTCGCCTTTCTCAACATCAAGTCGCTGATCTGGAACCTCCGGGCCTTCGCCGCCTTCCGCAAGACCGGGGCCTGGGAGGAGATGCGCCAGTCCAACAGCGAAAGCTCGGTGCTCGCCATGCCGCTGGCGCTCGCGATGAGCGTGAATGTCGCCTTCGTGCTGGGCATGGTCTTTGTGCCGGGGCTCTGGACGGTGGTGGAGTATCTCTTCCCTATGGCGATGGTCGCCTTCGCGCTGATCGGCGTTCTGGCCTTTCGCCAGCTCGGCGGTTTTCTGGGCCGGGTGCTGTCGAAGGGCGGTATCTTCGATGTGACCGCGCACAACTCCTTTGCGCAGCTGCTGCCGGCCTTCGCCATCTCGATGGTCGCCGTGGGCTTTGCCGCCCCCGCCGCGATGAGTACCAACCCGGTGACCGTCGGCACGGCGCTGGTGCTGTCGACCTTCCTCGGGGTGACCGCGATCCTCTACACGGTGCTGGCCGCCGCGACGGCACTGAATTCCATGCTGCATTACGGCACCGCGCGCGAGGCCGGGCCGACTCTGCTGATCATCGTGCCGATCGTGACGGTGCTGGGCATCATGTTCATGCGTCAGGATCACGGGATGCACGCGACTTTCGGCGTGGCGAGCGACCCGGCGGAGATGATGATCTTCCTCGCAAGGCTGCTTTCGGTGCAGGTGGTGTTCCTGCTGCTCGGTCTCACGGTGCTGCGCGCGCAGGGGTATTTCCGCGATTTCGTGCTGGGGCCGAAGATCTCGGCGGGCTCTTATGCGCTGGTCTGCCCGGCGGTGGCGCTGTCGGTGATGCTGCAATTCTTCATCAACAAGGGGCTGGTGGCCGCCGGTCTGATGGACAAGTTCGGCCTTTCCTACTGGCTGCTGACCGGCGTGGCGCTGGCGGCGCAGGCGGTGGCGATCTGGTTGGTGCTGCGGCTCAACAGGCAGCATTTCGCGCGCCCGCAAAAGCTTGCGGTGCCTGCCGAGTAA
- a CDS encoding ABC transporter permease codes for MSELADILISASFWAAVLRIAAPLIFATMGELICERAGVLNLGIEGIMVFGAFAGWVTVYAGGGLWAGVAVAMLAGMGFGAVHALLTVPFGLSQHVVGLGITMLATASAYYAYRLALPEVTNPPRIEPFQPLHIPGLSDLPWLGEALFSQTALSWAGFACVALTALVLYRTPLGLALRAAGENPQAVEAQGLSVAALRMGAVIVGSGLMAVGGAFLTMSAFSSFFFEMVNGRGWICIALVVFGAWKPGKALLGALLFAGFDALQVRLQQTGLGQIVPYQVFLMIPYLLSILALILMSRRAEVPAALMTPFNRGDR; via the coding sequence ATGAGCGAGCTTGCCGATATCCTGATCTCGGCCAGTTTCTGGGCCGCCGTGCTGCGCATCGCCGCGCCGCTGATCTTTGCCACCATGGGAGAGCTGATCTGCGAGCGCGCCGGCGTGCTGAACCTCGGGATCGAGGGTATCATGGTCTTTGGCGCCTTCGCTGGCTGGGTCACGGTCTATGCGGGTGGCGGGCTCTGGGCGGGCGTCGCGGTGGCGATGCTGGCGGGGATGGGGTTCGGCGCGGTGCATGCACTGCTGACGGTGCCCTTCGGGCTCTCGCAGCATGTGGTGGGGCTGGGAATCACCATGCTGGCCACCGCCTCGGCCTATTACGCCTATCGCCTGGCGCTGCCAGAGGTCACCAACCCGCCGCGCATCGAGCCCTTTCAGCCGCTGCACATCCCCGGCCTTTCCGATCTGCCCTGGCTGGGCGAGGCGCTGTTTTCCCAGACCGCGCTGAGCTGGGCGGGCTTTGCCTGCGTCGCGCTCACCGCACTGGTGCTCTACCGCACGCCGCTGGGCCTCGCCCTGCGCGCCGCCGGAGAGAACCCGCAGGCGGTCGAGGCGCAGGGGCTGTCGGTCGCGGCGCTGCGCATGGGGGCGGTGATCGTCGGCTCGGGGCTGATGGCCGTGGGCGGAGCGTTTCTCACCATGTCGGCCTTTTCGAGCTTCTTCTTCGAAATGGTGAACGGGCGCGGCTGGATCTGTATCGCGCTGGTGGTCTTCGGCGCCTGGAAGCCGGGCAAGGCGCTGCTGGGCGCGCTGCTTTTCGCCGGGTTCGATGCGCTTCAGGTGCGGCTGCAACAGACCGGGCTGGGGCAGATCGTGCCCTATCAGGTGTTCCTGATGATCCCCTATCTTCTCTCCATTCTGGCGCTTATCCTAATGTCGCGCCGGGCCGAGGTGCCCGCAGCCCTCATGACCCCCTTCAACCGCGGAGACCGCTGA
- the smc gene encoding chromosome segregation protein SMC — protein sequence MRFSRLRLTGFKSFVDPTDLVIAEGLTGVVGPNGCGKSNLLEALRWVMGENRAKAMRGSGMEDVIFAGAASRPARNFAEVSLSIDNSDRLAPAGFNDSDQLDIVRRITRDVGSAYKANSKDVRARDIQMLFADASTGAHSPALVRQGQISELINAKPKNRRRILEEAAGISGLYQRRHEAELKLNATEANLLRVDDVIEQLAAQLAQLERQAKQAARYKAIGEDLRRAEGLLLFRRWKDADEARVQAEAGHREKVTAAAQAEGAARAAATLRAQREEALPPLREEESIATAILQRLSVQRDTLTDQEKRAAETIAALTRRIEQMSKDMEREAGLNRDAGETIERLDWEARELAKAGEGHDDRLTEASESAREAAAMLQAREADLSQRTEDVARLAARHQSAHRFLADARKTLDRHEGEAARAREAVSAAKQTLSGASEAMETARTRTDQAQAMAERADKLLTDADAARADAQSREAEARAERSEAEGEFNALRAEVTALARLLDRDTAEGGQILDRLQVEQGFEKALGAALADDLRAPEVEADGPTGWAVLPPYPSDQPLPAGVTALTHHVSVPDVLVRRMGQIGLVEADEGPRLQPQLKPGQRLVSVEGDLWRWDGYRAWAEDAPSAAALRLEQLNKLETLKQEMAAATAKVDGMRAAHEALVTRLAELTQADKSAREARREADQRLNEATRAMNRAEADRNMAEGKLESLAMAVKRHEDEATGARKQLTEAERAVAELGDLESARAEVEDIKLTVEAARMTMIAKRSAHDELRREGDARKSRAQQVTKELSGWRHRLETAEKRSAELAERKGAAEAELKDASSAPAELAAKRDELSQAIAQAEARKASATDALSTAESALREAIGAERDAERAASEAREARARAEARVEAARETVDYAAERILEEQETTPAKLLDRLGANAQEMQGAEQIEAEVNRLKRQRDSLGAVNLRAEEDAREVQEEHDTLVSEKQDLEEAIKTLRSGIASLNREGRERLLTAFEQVNSNFSMLFTHLFNGGEANLVMVESDDPLEAGLEIMCQPPGKKLSTLSLLSGGEQTLTALALIFAVFLANPAPICVLDEVDAPLDDANVTRFCDLLDEMCRRTETRFLIITHHAVTMARMDRLFGVTMQEQGVSQLVSVDLKKAEKMVA from the coding sequence TTGCGTTTTTCACGTCTCAGACTGACGGGCTTCAAGAGCTTCGTCGACCCGACGGACCTCGTCATCGCCGAGGGTCTGACCGGTGTCGTGGGGCCGAATGGCTGCGGCAAGTCCAACCTGCTGGAAGCGCTGCGCTGGGTGATGGGCGAGAACCGCGCCAAGGCGATGCGCGGCTCGGGCATGGAAGACGTGATCTTCGCCGGCGCCGCCTCGCGCCCGGCCCGGAATTTCGCCGAGGTCAGCCTCAGCATCGACAATTCCGACCGGCTGGCCCCCGCCGGGTTCAACGACAGCGACCAGCTCGACATCGTGCGGCGCATCACCCGCGACGTGGGCTCGGCCTACAAGGCCAACAGCAAGGATGTGCGCGCGCGCGACATCCAGATGCTCTTTGCCGACGCCTCCACCGGGGCGCATTCGCCGGCATTGGTGCGGCAGGGGCAGATCTCGGAGCTGATCAACGCCAAGCCCAAGAACCGCCGTCGCATTCTCGAAGAGGCCGCCGGCATCTCGGGGCTCTACCAGCGCCGTCACGAGGCCGAGCTGAAGCTGAACGCGACCGAGGCCAACCTGCTGCGCGTCGACGACGTGATCGAGCAGCTCGCGGCGCAGCTCGCGCAGCTCGAACGGCAGGCAAAACAGGCGGCGCGCTACAAGGCGATCGGCGAGGATCTGCGCCGCGCCGAGGGGCTGCTGCTGTTCCGCCGCTGGAAGGACGCCGACGAGGCGCGGGTGCAGGCCGAGGCCGGGCACCGCGAAAAGGTCACCGCCGCCGCCCAGGCCGAGGGCGCCGCGCGCGCCGCCGCGACCCTGCGCGCCCAGAGGGAAGAGGCGTTGCCGCCGCTGCGCGAGGAGGAGAGCATCGCCACGGCGATCCTGCAACGGCTCTCGGTGCAGCGCGACACGCTCACCGATCAGGAAAAGCGCGCGGCGGAGACCATCGCCGCGCTGACCCGCCGTATCGAGCAGATGTCCAAGGACATGGAGCGCGAGGCCGGGCTCAACCGCGACGCGGGCGAGACCATCGAGCGGCTCGACTGGGAAGCGCGCGAGCTGGCCAAGGCCGGCGAGGGCCATGACGACCGGCTGACCGAGGCCTCGGAGTCCGCACGCGAGGCGGCGGCGATGCTTCAGGCGCGCGAGGCGGATCTGTCGCAGCGCACCGAGGATGTGGCGCGGCTCGCCGCCCGCCACCAGTCGGCCCACCGCTTCCTCGCCGATGCGCGCAAGACGCTCGACCGCCACGAGGGCGAGGCGGCGCGGGCGCGCGAGGCGGTCTCGGCGGCCAAGCAGACCCTCTCCGGCGCGTCCGAGGCGATGGAGACCGCACGCACCCGCACCGATCAGGCGCAGGCGATGGCCGAGCGTGCCGACAAGCTGCTGACCGATGCCGATGCCGCGCGCGCCGATGCGCAGTCGCGCGAGGCCGAGGCGCGGGCGGAACGCTCGGAGGCCGAGGGCGAGTTCAACGCGCTGCGTGCCGAGGTCACCGCGCTCGCCCGGCTGCTCGACCGCGACACGGCGGAGGGCGGGCAGATCCTCGACCGGCTTCAGGTCGAGCAGGGCTTTGAAAAGGCGCTCGGCGCGGCGCTCGCCGATGACCTGCGCGCCCCCGAGGTGGAGGCCGACGGCCCCACCGGCTGGGCGGTGCTGCCCCCCTACCCCAGCGATCAGCCGCTGCCCGCCGGCGTAACAGCGCTCACTCACCACGTCTCGGTGCCGGACGTTCTGGTGCGGCGCATGGGCCAGATCGGGCTGGTGGAGGCGGATGAGGGTCCGCGGCTCCAGCCGCAGCTGAAACCGGGCCAGCGGCTGGTGAGCGTCGAGGGCGATCTCTGGCGCTGGGACGGCTATCGCGCCTGGGCCGAAGATGCGCCCTCCGCCGCCGCGCTGCGTCTGGAACAGCTCAACAAGCTGGAAACGCTGAAACAGGAAATGGCCGCCGCCACCGCCAAGGTCGACGGCATGCGCGCCGCGCATGAGGCGCTTGTGACGCGGCTGGCGGAGCTGACCCAGGCCGACAAATCCGCGCGCGAGGCCCGGCGCGAGGCCGATCAGCGGCTGAACGAGGCGACCCGCGCGATGAACCGCGCCGAGGCCGACCGCAATATGGCCGAGGGCAAGCTGGAGAGCCTCGCCATGGCGGTGAAACGCCACGAGGACGAGGCCACCGGCGCGCGCAAGCAGCTCACCGAGGCCGAGCGCGCGGTGGCGGAGCTCGGCGATCTCGAAAGCGCCCGCGCCGAGGTCGAGGACATCAAGCTGACCGTCGAGGCGGCGCGGATGACGATGATCGCCAAGCGCTCCGCCCATGACGAGCTGCGCCGCGAGGGCGATGCCCGCAAGTCGCGCGCGCAGCAGGTCACCAAGGAGCTGTCGGGCTGGCGCCACCGGCTGGAGACCGCAGAGAAACGCAGCGCCGAGCTGGCCGAGCGCAAGGGCGCCGCCGAGGCCGAGCTGAAGGACGCGTCTTCCGCCCCCGCCGAACTGGCGGCCAAGCGCGACGAGCTGAGCCAGGCCATTGCCCAGGCCGAGGCGCGCAAGGCCAGCGCCACCGATGCGCTGTCCACGGCCGAGAGCGCGCTGCGCGAGGCCATCGGCGCCGAGCGCGACGCGGAACGCGCGGCCTCGGAGGCGCGCGAGGCGCGTGCCCGCGCCGAGGCCCGGGTCGAGGCGGCGCGCGAGACGGTGGATTACGCCGCCGAGCGCATTCTCGAAGAGCAGGAGACCACGCCGGCGAAACTGCTCGACCGGCTGGGCGCCAATGCTCAGGAGATGCAGGGCGCCGAGCAGATCGAGGCCGAGGTCAACCGGCTGAAACGCCAGCGCGATTCGCTGGGCGCGGTGAACCTGCGCGCCGAGGAGGACGCCCGCGAGGTTCAGGAAGAGCACGACACGCTGGTCTCGGAAAAGCAGGATCTGGAGGAGGCGATCAAGACACTGCGCTCCGGCATCGCCTCGCTCAACCGCGAGGGGCGCGAGCGGCTGCTGACGGCGTTCGAGCAGGTGAACAGCAATTTCTCGATGCTCTTCACCCATCTCTTCAATGGCGGCGAGGCCAATCTGGTGATGGTCGAGAGCGACGACCCGCTGGAGGCCGGGCTGGAGATCATGTGCCAGCCGCCGGGCAAGAAGCTCTCGACCCTGTCGCTGCTCTCGGGCGGCGAACAAACGCTGACCGCGCTGGCGCTGATCTTTGCGGTGTTCCTGGCGAACCCGGCTCCGATCTGCGTGCTGGACGAGGTGGACGCGCCGCTCGACGACGCCAACGTGACGCGGTTCTGCGATCTGCTCGACGAGATGTGCCGCCGCACCGAGACGCGCTTCCTGATCATCACCCACCACGCGGTGACCATGGCGCGGATGGACCGGCTGTTCGGCGTGACCATGCAGGAACAGGGCGTGTCCCAGCTGGTTTCGGTCGATCTCAAGAAAGCGGAGAAGATGGTCGCCTGA
- a CDS encoding F0F1 ATP synthase subunit B', whose amino-acid sequence MATEPIAEELAGTCVDSHGSAIGMPQLCADWIPNQVFWLVIALVVVFLVLSRIALPRIASVLAERRGTITNDIAAAEELKRQAAEAEKAYDKALADARAEAQAISQKTRDEIKAQLDEATAAADAQIAAKTAESEKAIAEIRASAMENVELVAKDTAGAIVAALGGSADAATVSAAVGNRMKG is encoded by the coding sequence ATGGCGACAGAACCTATCGCCGAAGAACTGGCCGGCACCTGCGTCGACTCCCATGGTTCCGCCATCGGGATGCCGCAGCTCTGCGCCGACTGGATCCCGAACCAGGTCTTTTGGCTGGTCATCGCGCTGGTGGTGGTCTTCCTCGTGCTGTCGCGCATCGCTCTGCCGCGGATCGCATCGGTCCTGGCCGAGCGCCGGGGCACCATCACGAACGACATCGCCGCCGCCGAAGAGCTGAAACGCCAGGCGGCCGAGGCGGAAAAAGCCTATGACAAGGCGCTGGCCGATGCCCGTGCCGAGGCGCAGGCCATCAGTCAGAAAACCCGCGACGAGATCAAGGCGCAGCTCGACGAAGCGACCGCCGCCGCCGACGCGCAGATCGCCGCCAAGACGGCGGAATCCGAAAAGGCGATTGCCGAGATCCGGGCTTCGGCCATGGAGAATGTCGAGCTCGTCGCCAAGGACACCGCCGGGGCCATCGTGGCCGCGCTGGGTGGGTCTGCCGATGCGGCGACCGTCTCGGCTGCCGTCGGCAACCGGATGAAAGGGTGA
- a CDS encoding HdeD family acid-resistance protein — protein sequence MTRHDTDPDSPRPPLNGPDWRWMLVLGAVLIVGGVLAFLNPFAASLTVVALAGGVFILGGVLQLWIAFQYAGPTAARLVAGLLGLLVLAFGVALIANPLAGIISLTLLIAGFFLAMGVLRIWLGFHLRDRTGWGWLVAAGAVSVLLGLLIVLAMPEAAAGLLGLFLGVDLLSSGVGMTVLALRMR from the coding sequence ATGACCCGGCATGACACGGACCCGGATTCGCCGCGCCCGCCCCTAAACGGCCCCGACTGGCGATGGATGCTGGTTCTTGGCGCGGTGCTGATCGTCGGCGGCGTGCTGGCCTTTCTCAACCCTTTCGCTGCCTCGCTGACCGTGGTGGCGCTCGCGGGGGGCGTGTTCATTCTTGGCGGGGTGCTTCAGCTCTGGATCGCGTTTCAATATGCCGGCCCGACCGCCGCACGGCTGGTCGCCGGTCTGCTGGGGCTGCTGGTGCTGGCCTTCGGCGTTGCGCTGATCGCCAACCCGCTGGCCGGGATCATCTCGCTAACCCTGCTGATTGCGGGCTTCTTCCTAGCTATGGGGGTGCTGCGCATCTGGCTGGGCTTTCACCTGCGCGACCGCACCGGCTGGGGCTGGCTGGTTGCCGCCGGGGCTGTGTCTGTGCTGCTGGGCCTGCTGATCGTGCTGGCCATGCCCGAAGCGGCCGCCGGTCTGCTGGGGCTGTTCCTCGGCGTGGATCTGCTGAGCTCCGGTGTCGGGATGACGGTGCTGGCGCTGCGGATGCGGTGA
- a CDS encoding amidohydrolase family protein, producing the protein MASFDILVTGGTLPDGTVKDIGITGDRIAAMGDLTGAEAGTVIDATGDLVSPPFVDPHFHMDATLSYGTPRINGSGTLLEGIALWGELKQIATVEEMVERALAYCDWAVSMGLLAVRSHVDTCDDALKGVEALLHVKEVVKPYLDLQLVAFPQDGFYRDPTARANTLRALDMGVDVVGGIPHFERTMSDGAASVRELCEIAAERGLLVDLHCDETDDPLSRHIETLTYETQRLGLQGRVAGSHLTSMHSMDNYYVSKLLPLMAEAQVAAIPNPLINITLQGRHDTYPKRRGLTRVKEMRSYGISVGWGQDCVRDPWYSLGTADMLDVAFMGLHVAQMTAPDEMQRCFTMVTEENAKILHLDDYGLAPGKLASLVVLDAGSAIEALRLRPDRLCVISKGQVVSRQARNDAALTLPGRPSSVRRRHKIAEG; encoded by the coding sequence ATGGCCAGCTTCGACATCCTCGTGACAGGCGGCACCCTGCCCGACGGCACCGTCAAGGATATCGGCATCACCGGCGACCGGATCGCCGCCATGGGCGACCTGACCGGCGCCGAGGCGGGCACGGTGATCGACGCCACGGGCGATCTGGTCTCGCCGCCCTTCGTCGATCCGCATTTCCACATGGACGCGACGCTGAGCTACGGCACGCCGCGCATCAACGGCTCCGGCACGCTGCTGGAGGGCATCGCGCTCTGGGGCGAGCTGAAGCAGATCGCCACGGTCGAGGAGATGGTGGAGCGCGCGCTCGCCTATTGCGACTGGGCGGTGAGCATGGGGCTCTTGGCGGTGCGCAGCCATGTGGACACCTGCGATGATGCGCTGAAAGGCGTCGAGGCACTGCTGCATGTGAAGGAGGTCGTGAAACCCTATCTCGACCTGCAACTGGTGGCCTTCCCGCAGGACGGCTTCTACCGCGACCCGACGGCCAGGGCGAACACGCTGCGGGCGCTGGATATGGGCGTCGATGTGGTGGGCGGCATCCCGCATTTCGAGCGCACCATGAGCGACGGCGCCGCCTCGGTCCGCGAGCTTTGCGAGATCGCCGCCGAGCGGGGATTGCTGGTCGATCTGCATTGCGACGAGACCGACGACCCGCTGTCGCGCCATATCGAGACGCTGACCTATGAGACGCAGCGGCTGGGGCTTCAGGGCCGGGTGGCGGGCTCGCATCTGACCTCGATGCATTCGATGGACAATTACTACGTCTCCAAGCTGCTGCCGCTGATGGCCGAGGCGCAGGTGGCGGCGATCCCCAATCCGCTGATCAACATCACACTTCAGGGCCGTCACGATACCTATCCCAAGCGGCGCGGGCTGACGCGGGTGAAGGAGATGCGGAGCTATGGTATCTCGGTCGGCTGGGGGCAGGATTGCGTGCGCGATCCGTGGTATTCGCTGGGCACGGCGGACATGCTGGACGTGGCCTTCATGGGGCTGCATGTGGCGCAGATGACCGCGCCCGACGAGATGCAGCGCTGTTTCACCATGGTGACCGAGGAGAATGCGAAGATCCTGCATCTGGACGACTACGGGCTGGCACCGGGCAAGCTGGCCTCGCTGGTGGTGCTGGATGCGGGCTCGGCCATCGAGGCGCTGCGGCTGCGGCCCGATAGGCTTTGCGTGATCTCCAAGGGACAGGTTGTGTCGCGACAGGCACGGAACGACGCGGCGCTTACGCTGCCGGGGCGGCCCTCTAGTGTGCGGCGGCGTCACAAGATCGCGGAGGGCTAG
- a CDS encoding GNAT family N-acetyltransferase encodes MPLAIHPVSPRDPRAVALLSESHALMNALFPAEENHYLDVDALCAEGITFFGAEEGGELLGCAALARREGYGEVKSMFVAPEARGIGVARRLLAHLERTAQQEALPLLRLETGDRLAAAVSLYEGQGYRRCGPFGGYVANGSSVFYEKPVQA; translated from the coding sequence ATGCCGCTTGCCATACACCCCGTCTCCCCCCGCGATCCGCGCGCGGTGGCGCTGTTGTCCGAAAGCCATGCGCTGATGAACGCGCTCTTTCCGGCGGAGGAGAACCATTATCTCGATGTCGATGCGCTTTGTGCCGAGGGCATCACCTTCTTCGGGGCCGAGGAGGGGGGCGAGCTTCTGGGCTGTGCGGCGCTGGCGCGGCGCGAGGGCTATGGCGAGGTGAAATCCATGTTCGTGGCGCCTGAGGCGCGGGGCATCGGCGTGGCGCGCCGGCTGCTGGCGCATCTGGAGCGCACCGCCCAGCAAGAGGCGCTGCCGCTGCTGCGGCTGGAGACCGGCGACAGGCTCGCCGCCGCGGTGTCGCTCTACGAAGGGCAGGGATATCGCCGTTGCGGGCCGTTCGGCGGCTATGTCGCCAACGGGTCGAGCGTGTTCTACGAAAAGCCGGTTCAGGCATAA
- a CDS encoding division plane positioning ATPase MipZ — MAHIIVVGNEKGGAGKSTVSMHVATALARMGHRVGALDLDLRQRTMGRYCDNRRRFLDAEGLSLPGPVYMDLPEIQQDALAPGENAYDHRLSKAVSALEADSDFILIDCPGSHTRLSQVAHSLADTLITPLNDSFIDFDLLARIDNDGEKILGPSVYSEMVWSARQLRAQAGLKPIDWIVLRNRLGAQQMINKMKMEKALERLSKRIGFRIAPGFSERVIFRELFPRGLTLLDLKDIGVKQLNISNVAARQELRDLMLALDLPGVTVRF, encoded by the coding sequence GTGGCACATATCATCGTCGTCGGGAACGAGAAGGGCGGGGCGGGCAAATCCACCGTCTCGATGCATGTGGCAACCGCTCTGGCGCGCATGGGCCACCGGGTCGGCGCGCTGGATCTCGACCTGCGGCAGCGCACCATGGGGCGCTACTGCGACAATCGCCGGCGCTTTCTGGATGCCGAGGGCCTGTCGCTTCCCGGCCCGGTCTATATGGACCTGCCCGAGATCCAGCAGGACGCGCTGGCGCCGGGCGAGAATGCCTATGATCACCGGCTGAGCAAGGCGGTCTCGGCGCTGGAGGCGGACTCGGATTTCATCCTGATCGACTGCCCGGGCTCGCATACCCGGTTGAGCCAGGTGGCGCATTCGCTCGCCGATACGCTGATCACGCCGCTGAACGACAGTTTCATCGACTTTGACCTGCTGGCACGCATCGACAACGATGGCGAAAAGATCCTCGGCCCCTCGGTCTATTCCGAGATGGTCTGGAGCGCGCGGCAGCTCCGTGCGCAGGCGGGGCTGAAACCCATCGACTGGATCGTGCTGCGCAACCGCCTCGGCGCGCAGCAGATGATCAACAAGATGAAGATGGAAAAGGCGCTGGAGCGGCTCTCCAAGCGCATCGGATTCCGCATCGCGCCGGGCTTTTCCGAGCGGGTGATCTTCCGCGAGCTGTTCCCGCGCGGGCTGACCCTGCTCGACCTCAAGGATATCGGGGTCAAGCAGCTCAATATCTCCAACGTCGCCGCCCGGCAGGAGCTGCGCGATCTCATGCTCGCCCTGGATCTGCCCGGCGTGACCGTCCGCTTCTGA